A window from Nitrospirota bacterium encodes these proteins:
- a CDS encoding class I SAM-dependent methyltransferase produces the protein MAQAAGGRELLRCERCGLLAPKVVPDPAELLRWYRDGYWSRYQAEQQGPARDNLYRHVLDLIQRFRSHPGTLVDVGCGMGALLKQARDRGWRAIGFELSLEAVAQARAQGLEVYESAWPPCALPDESADVVVFLNVLDHLPSPFAAIEEARRVLRAGGLLYVRVPNGPLHVRLGRLLSAVGLPDVTVVHLYGFGKRAFAHHLPRFGFTTVAVRTAPPSRGDAYQDGGAVRGAVRRSLKRLDRLVYALSASLGLDRAAWGPSIEVMASKDRARRSPVCPGGDGGRV, from the coding sequence ATGCGAACGATGCGGGCTGCTGGCGCCGAAGGTCGTGCCCGACCCGGCGGAGCTGCTCCGTTGGTATCGCGACGGGTATTGGAGCCGGTACCAAGCGGAGCAGCAAGGGCCGGCCAGGGACAATCTGTACCGCCATGTGCTGGACTTGATACAGCGATTTCGATCGCATCCCGGCACGCTGGTGGACGTGGGGTGCGGGATGGGCGCCTTGTTGAAACAGGCGCGGGACCGGGGATGGCGCGCGATCGGGTTCGAGCTTTCGCTCGAGGCCGTCGCGCAGGCGCGGGCGCAAGGGCTGGAGGTCTATGAATCGGCTTGGCCGCCCTGTGCGCTGCCGGATGAATCGGCGGATGTCGTCGTGTTTCTGAACGTGTTGGACCATCTGCCCAGCCCCTTTGCGGCCATCGAGGAAGCCCGGCGCGTGCTGCGTGCAGGCGGTCTCCTCTATGTTCGTGTGCCGAACGGACCGCTGCATGTGCGGCTCGGCCGCCTGCTCTCGGCGGTGGGACTGCCGGACGTCACGGTCGTCCATCTCTATGGGTTTGGAAAACGGGCGTTCGCGCATCACCTGCCTCGGTTCGGGTTTACGACTGTCGCGGTTCGGACCGCGCCGCCCAGCCGAGGAGACGCCTATCAGGATGGCGGCGCCGTGAGGGGGGCGGTCAGGCGATCACTGAAGCGGCTGGATCGGCTGGTGTATGCGCTGTCCGCTTCGCTCGGCTTGGATCGAGCCGCCTGGGGTCCGTCCATCGAGGTCATGGCGTCAAAGGACCGCGCGAGAAGGAGTCCGGTATGTCCTGGAGGCGATGGCGGGCGCGTCTGA
- the asnB gene encoding asparagine synthase (glutamine-hydrolyzing), translating to MCGICGFTGDGAPDLLDRMLDRLVHRGPDEEGRHRESGVGLGVRRLRVIDPEGGHQPVANETGTVWAVLNGEIYNYRELRGELIRKGHRFASHGDTEVLVHLYEEEGEAAVSRLRGMFAYALWDRERETLWVVRDRLGIKPLYYAIRPGGHAESGRILFASELPSLLAGLPERTIRPQAIADYLTCLYVPGPETMFQGVYQLRPGELLKIRDGRVEFQRYYRPAQVVPRFRWSSEAEATDYFLGLLRDTVRTHLVSDVPLGLCLSGGLDSGAILAFMREATNGPIRTFTIGYESPADRSYNELDAARGLATHFGAQHTEAILRPDAVSLLPRLVAAMGEPFADSSAIPTYLVSEVAKRSVTVALSGIGGDELFGGYPRYLGLRLASPYGRLPLSVRSWTAAQAASWLKEGTGGRDRMGRLKRFLADGHRPLDEQYLRWTTFLPPEWGPAAFTPALRDLAEGAGPERAYRVLFNQWPSQEPADRAMGLDLQTYLPDDLLRMGDRMSMAHSLELRVPFCDHHLLAFALAVPAAMRLSGWRLKGFMRRALTSVLPRPILSGAKQGFRVPLARWLREELREMVHDLLSEEAVRRRGYVRPEYVRWLVAQHERGARNFADQLYALLVLELWHRGRDV from the coding sequence ATGTGCGGCATCTGCGGTTTTACGGGTGACGGGGCGCCGGATCTGCTCGACCGGATGCTGGACCGGTTGGTCCATCGCGGTCCTGACGAAGAAGGGCGCCATCGGGAGTCGGGCGTCGGCCTGGGCGTCAGACGTCTGCGCGTCATCGATCCGGAAGGAGGCCATCAGCCGGTGGCCAACGAGACCGGCACGGTGTGGGCCGTGCTGAACGGCGAGATCTACAACTACCGCGAACTGCGGGGGGAATTGATCCGCAAAGGTCATCGTTTCGCGTCGCACGGCGATACCGAGGTCCTCGTGCATCTGTACGAAGAAGAGGGAGAAGCGGCGGTGTCGCGGTTACGGGGGATGTTCGCCTATGCCCTGTGGGATCGCGAGCGGGAGACGTTGTGGGTGGTCCGCGACCGCCTCGGCATCAAGCCGCTCTATTACGCCATCCGGCCGGGCGGTCACGCAGAGAGCGGACGCATCCTGTTTGCGTCGGAACTGCCGTCGCTCCTGGCCGGGTTGCCGGAGCGCACCATTCGGCCGCAGGCGATCGCCGACTATCTGACCTGCCTCTATGTGCCCGGTCCGGAGACGATGTTCCAGGGCGTGTACCAGCTCAGGCCCGGAGAACTGCTCAAGATCCGAGACGGCCGGGTGGAATTCCAACGGTACTATCGGCCGGCGCAGGTGGTTCCACGATTCCGTTGGTCGTCGGAAGCCGAAGCGACCGACTACTTCCTCGGGTTGCTGCGCGACACGGTCCGGACGCATCTGGTCAGTGACGTGCCGCTGGGTCTGTGTCTGTCGGGCGGGCTGGATTCCGGCGCGATCTTGGCCTTCATGCGCGAGGCGACGAACGGGCCGATCCGCACCTTCACCATCGGGTATGAGTCGCCCGCCGATCGGTCCTACAACGAACTGGACGCGGCGCGGGGGCTCGCCACCCATTTCGGCGCCCAGCACACGGAGGCGATCCTGCGACCGGACGCGGTGTCGCTCCTGCCGCGACTGGTCGCGGCGATGGGAGAACCCTTCGCCGACTCCTCAGCCATCCCCACCTATCTGGTGTCGGAGGTCGCCAAGCGGTCGGTCACGGTCGCGCTGTCGGGGATCGGCGGGGACGAACTGTTCGGCGGGTATCCCCGCTACCTGGGCCTCCGCTTGGCGTCGCCCTATGGCCGGCTGCCGTTGTCCGTGCGGTCCTGGACGGCCGCACAGGCGGCGTCGTGGCTCAAGGAGGGAACGGGCGGGCGGGACCGGATGGGGCGGCTCAAGCGGTTTCTGGCCGACGGTCATCGGCCGCTCGACGAACAGTACCTGCGCTGGACCACGTTTCTGCCGCCGGAATGGGGGCCGGCGGCCTTCACTCCGGCGTTGCGCGACCTGGCCGAAGGAGCGGGACCGGAGCGGGCCTATCGCGTGCTCTTCAACCAATGGCCGTCGCAAGAGCCGGCGGATCGCGCCATGGGCTTGGATCTGCAGACATATCTGCCGGACGACCTGCTTCGCATGGGCGACCGGATGAGTATGGCCCATTCGCTGGAGTTGCGCGTGCCGTTTTGCGATCACCACTTGCTGGCCTTCGCGTTGGCCGTCCCGGCCGCCATGCGATTATCGGGGTGGCGGCTGAAGGGCTTCATGCGACGGGCGCTCACATCCGTGTTGCCGCGCCCCATTCTGTCTGGCGCCAAACAGGGCTTTCGCGTGCCGCTGGCCCGGTGGCTCAGGGAAGAGCTGCGGGAGATGGTCCATGACCTGCTGTCGGAGGAGGCGGTGCGCCGGCGCGGCTACGTGCGTCCGGAGTATGTCCGCTGGCTGGTGGCGCAGCACGAACGCGGCGCACGCAATTTTGCGGATCAATTGTACGCGCTGCTCGTGCTGGAATTGTGGCATCGAGGACGTGACGTGTGA
- a CDS encoding glycosyltransferase family 4 protein produces MNILLLSEVSAERVIGGAERMLRGHALNLCERGHRVGLITRAPVGDPRTVVWIQDAIERRYEVSRLNEPAFVWSSIRNSLRAFDLMASPARPDVAVLYQSLAGLGPIRGRFRRAGAWVYMCLSLAHEEYLSRTPPAVSAADAVRRAVNARARLWIERMVMRRCEAVIVMSEFMRRRVMAVHGIRNDKIRMLPGAADLSCFSPAPHRSAVRHELKLPASRTILFTVRNLVPRMGLEHLIKAVGLLDEERPGLLLLIGGEGPLRDSLDRLIRGLGLVEHVRLLGFVPEEQLSRYYQAADLVVMPTLQLEGFGLVTVEALACGTPVLGTPVGALPEVLSRVDPMLMAEGTDDRALAAAIRRVLQRFRENPDEHARLSGRGRELIAQQYNWTTHAAELEQILRDVRAKTGGAIEGASWRRKRSSM; encoded by the coding sequence ATGAACATTCTGCTGCTCTCAGAGGTCTCGGCCGAGCGGGTGATCGGCGGCGCGGAGCGGATGCTGCGCGGGCATGCGCTGAACCTGTGCGAGCGCGGCCATCGGGTCGGCCTGATCACGCGCGCTCCGGTCGGCGATCCGCGGACCGTGGTCTGGATCCAGGACGCCATCGAGCGCCGGTACGAGGTCTCGCGGCTGAACGAACCGGCGTTCGTGTGGTCGTCGATTCGGAACAGCCTCCGCGCGTTCGATCTCATGGCGTCGCCCGCCCGGCCGGATGTCGCGGTGCTGTATCAGTCGCTCGCGGGACTTGGACCGATCCGGGGTCGGTTCCGGCGGGCCGGCGCCTGGGTCTACATGTGTCTCTCGCTGGCTCATGAAGAATATCTGAGCCGGACTCCGCCCGCGGTCTCGGCGGCGGATGCGGTGCGCCGCGCGGTCAATGCGCGGGCCCGGCTCTGGATCGAGCGGATGGTCATGCGTCGCTGCGAGGCGGTGATTGTGATGAGCGAGTTCATGCGGCGACGGGTCATGGCCGTGCACGGCATCAGGAACGACAAGATCCGAATGTTGCCGGGAGCCGCCGATCTGTCCTGCTTCAGCCCGGCCCCGCATCGATCAGCCGTACGCCACGAGCTGAAGCTGCCGGCGAGCCGAACGATTCTCTTCACGGTCCGCAACCTGGTCCCGAGGATGGGACTGGAACATTTGATCAAAGCCGTGGGCTTGTTGGACGAAGAACGGCCGGGTCTTCTGCTCCTGATCGGAGGAGAAGGGCCTCTGCGGGATTCCCTCGACCGCTTGATCCGAGGCTTGGGTCTCGTCGAGCACGTGCGATTGCTCGGGTTCGTACCGGAAGAGCAGTTGAGCCGGTACTATCAGGCCGCGGATTTGGTCGTCATGCCCACCTTGCAACTCGAAGGCTTCGGGTTGGTCACCGTCGAGGCGTTGGCCTGCGGCACGCCGGTGCTCGGTACGCCGGTGGGAGCGCTGCCCGAGGTGTTGAGCCGTGTCGATCCGATGCTGATGGCAGAGGGAACGGACGACCGTGCGTTAGCCGCAGCGATCCGTCGTGTGCTACAACGGTTCCGCGAGAACCCCGACGAACACGCTCGGCTTTCCGGCAGAGGGCGCGAGTTGATCGCACAACAGTACAACTGGACCACGCACGCTGCGGAGTTGGAACAAATTCTGCGGGACGTGCGCGCGAAGACGGGCGGCGCGATAGAGGGAGCCTCGTGGCGACGAAAACGGTCATCCATGTGA
- a CDS encoding glycosyltransferase family 4 protein, whose product MATKTVIHVITRLDRGGSAQNTMLTVMGHDRTRYEPLVVAGRPGRWDAQGGQAATDKHCRELEKAGIRWIIIPRLTREIHPLNDLSALWSLMRLFRRERPAIVHTHTSKAGVVGRLAAWWSGVPVVVHTPHGHVFYGHFTAVRSRVFMLVERMLTRLTTRLIALTEAERDDHLERGVGRADRFAVIPSGIDLERYRSVRRTWGLRPAWFPCPPGSIVVGSVGWLTPVKGHRFLIEAAAQLKPTFPNLHVVLVGSGGLQAELSALADRLGLKDSVHFLGERDDVDVCLSAMDLFVLPSLNEGMGRALVEAMAAGLPVIASRVGGVPALIEHGRTGLLAPAGDPGALAQAIRQALDRPDWARQMGQAASQSIGRRFDAATMVRAVEQVYEQALCEKGPALGEG is encoded by the coding sequence GTGGCGACGAAAACGGTCATCCATGTGATCACGCGCCTTGATCGCGGTGGCTCCGCGCAAAACACCATGTTGACCGTGATGGGGCACGACCGCACCCGTTACGAACCCTTGGTGGTCGCCGGCAGGCCGGGCCGGTGGGATGCCCAGGGCGGGCAGGCGGCGACCGACAAGCATTGCCGTGAGTTGGAGAAAGCGGGTATCCGATGGATCATCATCCCGAGATTGACCCGTGAGATCCATCCGCTGAACGATCTGTCGGCCTTGTGGTCGCTGATGCGGCTCTTTCGACGGGAGCGGCCCGCCATCGTGCATACCCATACGTCCAAAGCCGGCGTCGTGGGCCGGCTGGCCGCGTGGTGGTCCGGCGTGCCGGTGGTCGTGCATACGCCGCATGGCCATGTCTTCTATGGGCACTTCACCGCCGTGCGCTCCCGGGTGTTTATGCTGGTGGAACGGATGCTGACAAGGCTGACGACACGGCTGATCGCGCTCACGGAGGCCGAACGGGACGACCACCTCGAGCGGGGTGTGGGACGAGCCGACCGGTTCGCGGTCATTCCGAGCGGGATCGACCTCGAGCGGTATCGGTCCGTGCGTCGGACATGGGGTCTGAGGCCGGCTTGGTTTCCCTGTCCTCCGGGTTCGATCGTGGTCGGGTCGGTCGGCTGGTTGACGCCGGTGAAAGGGCATCGTTTCCTGATCGAAGCGGCGGCGCAGCTCAAACCGACCTTTCCGAACCTGCATGTCGTCCTCGTCGGGAGCGGCGGGTTGCAGGCCGAGCTGTCGGCTTTGGCGGACCGATTGGGCCTCAAAGACTCGGTGCATTTCTTGGGAGAGCGGGACGACGTGGATGTCTGTTTGTCCGCGATGGATCTGTTCGTCCTGCCGTCCTTGAACGAAGGAATGGGCCGCGCGCTGGTCGAGGCGATGGCGGCCGGGCTGCCGGTCATCGCCAGCCGGGTGGGAGGCGTGCCGGCGCTGATCGAGCACGGCCGAACCGGACTGCTGGCGCCGGCCGGAGACCCGGGCGCGTTGGCGCAGGCCATCCGCCAAGCGCTGGACCGGCCGGATTGGGCGAGGCAAATGGGCCAGGCGGCGAGTCAAAGTATCGGCCGGAGGTTCGATGCCGCTACGATGGTGCGCGCCGTCGAGCAGGTATACGAGCAAGCCTTGTGCGAAAAGGGCCCGGCGCTCGGTGAAGGGTGA
- a CDS encoding PHP domain-containing protein — protein sequence MRILCLLLAFGGVTRTAVYPEELRPSSITPHPSSLTPHGLTPLVAAVHVHSTASTGSLSMDALAERAERLGLDAVILTDNFALDYEYGLSPLDGVLKRTVGYPSVLRYGLARYLGEVTAAQARHPGVLLIPGVEVAPHYYWTGSLRRGDLTMHNSQKNLLVVGLSDPEDYAALPAVGNTASYRYDGRTALSLAPAVLFVPAAWLWRGRSSVAGRRGRPARGWSVRRTGSLFLTGAALLLLLNAWPFSRPVFSSYDERLGYRPYQAVIDAVNTRGGLAFWSMPEARDFRTYSFGWLGDVVVKTDPHPEALMLTRSYAGFGGLYQEARTATDPGGLWDQLIHLYATGQRSTPPALVGEIAFHGPDHAGKELDQVVTVLWVRDRTVAGVLGALRRGRSYAVERYRKEFGYRLDDFRVDVQGGARTAGPGETLDPEGARDVMVRLSVSATDHGVHPVTARIIRSGRVIARVDGRTPFTYVVADTTAPAGEWLAYRVQAVGEGEILSNPVYVRPIPAK from the coding sequence GTGCGAATCCTTTGCCTGCTCCTCGCCTTCGGCGGCGTAACCCGCACCGCCGTCTATCCGGAAGAACTGCGGCCATCGTCGATCACTCCCCACCCCTCGTCTCTGACCCCTCACGGTTTGACCCCGCTCGTGGCGGCCGTCCATGTGCACAGCACGGCGAGCACCGGCTCGTTGAGCATGGACGCCTTGGCCGAACGGGCGGAACGCCTGGGGCTGGACGCGGTGATTCTCACCGACAACTTCGCGCTGGACTACGAATACGGCCTCTCTCCCTTGGACGGCGTCCTGAAGCGAACGGTCGGCTATCCCTCCGTGCTCCGTTACGGCCTCGCGCGCTATCTAGGCGAGGTCACGGCGGCGCAGGCCCGCCATCCCGGGGTCCTGCTGATCCCCGGCGTCGAGGTCGCGCCGCATTACTATTGGACCGGGTCGCTGCGGCGCGGCGACCTGACGATGCACAACTCGCAAAAAAATCTTCTGGTGGTCGGGCTCTCCGACCCGGAAGACTATGCGGCGCTCCCCGCCGTCGGCAATACGGCGTCCTATCGCTACGACGGGCGGACGGCGCTCAGTCTGGCGCCGGCGGTCCTCTTCGTTCCCGCGGCGTGGCTGTGGCGCGGCCGCTCATCCGTCGCCGGCCGTCGTGGTCGGCCTGCCCGCGGATGGTCGGTTCGCCGGACCGGGTCGCTTTTCCTGACCGGCGCGGCGCTCCTGCTCCTGCTGAACGCGTGGCCGTTCAGCCGGCCCGTCTTCAGCTCGTACGACGAGCGGCTCGGCTATCGACCCTATCAAGCGGTGATCGATGCGGTGAACACCCGGGGCGGGCTGGCGTTCTGGTCCATGCCGGAGGCGCGGGACTTCCGGACCTATTCGTTCGGGTGGTTGGGCGACGTGGTCGTCAAAACGGATCCTCATCCGGAGGCGTTGATGCTGACGCGGAGCTATGCCGGATTCGGCGGACTCTATCAGGAAGCGCGAACGGCGACCGATCCCGGCGGGCTGTGGGATCAGCTCATCCATCTCTATGCGACCGGACAGCGAAGCACCCCGCCCGCGCTCGTGGGAGAAATCGCTTTTCACGGGCCGGACCATGCCGGGAAGGAACTGGACCAGGTGGTGACGGTGCTGTGGGTTCGCGATCGGACGGTCGCCGGTGTGCTGGGCGCCCTGCGGCGCGGGCGATCGTACGCGGTGGAGCGGTACCGGAAGGAATTCGGCTATCGGCTCGACGACTTCCGCGTGGACGTCCAGGGCGGGGCGCGGACAGCCGGGCCGGGCGAGACGCTCGATCCCGAAGGGGCGCGCGATGTCATGGTGCGCCTGTCCGTGTCGGCGACCGATCACGGCGTGCATCCCGTGACGGCCAGGATCATTCGATCGGGTCGGGTCATTGCGCGAGTGGACGGCCGGACGCCGTTCACGTATGTCGTGGCGGACACGACGGCGCCGGCCGGGGAATGGCTGGCCTATCGCGTCCAAGCGGTGGGGGAAGGGGAAATCCTGAGCAATCCGGTGTACGTGAGGCCGATACCGGCAAAATAG
- a CDS encoding WbqC family protein codes for MRVAIHQPQFLPWLGYLDKIDQADVFVALDTVQFKKNEWQNRNRIRTADGWQWLTVPVRHRFGQRVADVRIDQTSHWRDRHLRALAIHYAKAPYRERYWDELCALYRRPWERLIDLNLEIVRWLMRAFGITTPIRLASEWNLREEPTDRLIDICRAVGAKQYLCGTGADAYLDRARFEASGVELEMQRFRHPIYRQCYEPFVLGLSAIDLLFACGDAALAHLRAARSLSDEASPAARQAGEREQR; via the coding sequence ATGCGCGTCGCCATTCATCAGCCGCAGTTTCTGCCCTGGCTGGGGTATCTGGATAAGATCGACCAGGCCGACGTCTTCGTGGCGCTGGACACCGTCCAGTTCAAGAAGAACGAGTGGCAGAACCGGAACCGGATCCGGACCGCCGACGGCTGGCAGTGGCTCACGGTGCCGGTGCGGCACCGCTTCGGCCAGCGCGTGGCGGACGTGCGGATCGACCAGACGAGTCATTGGCGAGACCGGCATCTGCGGGCGCTCGCCATCCATTACGCGAAGGCGCCGTATCGCGAGCGATACTGGGACGAGCTGTGCGCGCTCTACCGGCGGCCGTGGGAGCGCTTGATCGATCTCAACCTCGAGATCGTGCGGTGGCTCATGCGGGCGTTCGGCATCACGACGCCGATTCGGTTGGCGTCGGAGTGGAACCTCCGCGAGGAGCCGACCGACCGGCTGATCGACATTTGCCGGGCGGTCGGCGCCAAACAGTATCTGTGCGGGACCGGCGCCGACGCCTATCTGGACCGGGCGCGATTCGAAGCGTCCGGGGTCGAGCTGGAGATGCAGCGGTTTCGGCATCCGATCTACCGGCAGTGCTACGAGCCCTTCGTGCTCGGCCTGTCGGCGATCGATTTGCTGTTCGCGTGTGGAGACGCGGCGCTCGCGCATTTGCGGGCGGCCAGGAGCCTGTCCGACGAGGCTTCCCCGGCGGCGCGACAGGCGGGAGAGAGGGAGCAGAGATGA
- a CDS encoding PIG-L deacetylase family protein, with the protein MKRAAKPTANGRSPMRILALGAHPDDIEAGCGGALIKYAQNGHRIFLMVMTLGEQGAPAEIRKREQEAAAKRLRAEKLYWGGYPDTQVPMGRDLIQKVEEVVREVDPHFIFVHYHDDTHQDHRHLAISTITATRYTKNVLFYEGPTTQNFAPTVFVDVDQVLEEKIAAIEAHASQVKKTNIEGLSIVDIIRSSSHFRGIQGRVRNAEGFLPLRLFINIEA; encoded by the coding sequence ATGAAGCGAGCGGCGAAGCCGACGGCCAACGGCCGGTCTCCGATGCGCATTTTGGCGCTGGGCGCTCACCCGGACGACATCGAAGCCGGATGCGGCGGCGCATTGATCAAGTATGCCCAGAACGGACATCGCATTTTTCTGATGGTGATGACGCTGGGCGAGCAGGGAGCGCCGGCCGAAATCCGCAAGCGCGAGCAGGAGGCGGCGGCGAAACGGCTGCGCGCGGAGAAGCTCTATTGGGGCGGCTACCCGGACACCCAGGTGCCGATGGGCCGCGACCTGATCCAGAAAGTCGAAGAAGTGGTGAGGGAAGTAGACCCCCACTTCATCTTCGTCCACTATCACGACGACACGCATCAGGATCACCGGCACCTGGCGATCAGCACGATCACGGCCACGCGCTACACCAAGAACGTGCTGTTTTACGAAGGGCCGACGACGCAGAATTTCGCTCCGACGGTCTTCGTGGACGTCGACCAGGTGCTGGAGGAGAAGATCGCGGCGATCGAGGCGCATGCGTCCCAAGTCAAGAAAACCAACATCGAGGGGTTGAGCATCGTGGACATCATTCGATCATCATCCCACTTCCGGGGCATTCAAGGACGCGTGAGGAACGCCGAGGGATTTTTGCCACTCCGCCTGTTCATCAATATCGAAGCATGA
- a CDS encoding DegT/DnrJ/EryC1/StrS family aminotransferase yields the protein MTAVSTGIPHSRPFLGEEERAAADDVLRTGQVAQGPCVERFESSLAAWLGVRGGVAVSSGTVALELALMAVGVAPGDEVIIPSYVCAAVWLAVQRVGARPRLADIDLETYNIDPDEVAQAVTAKTRAIVVPHLFGLPADLTRLQALGVPLIEDCAQTLGALESGRPVAAVGVAAVCSFYATKLLCTGEGGMVVSNDGALLEYVRSLRQHDDGPMLNPSSSNRKMTDLQAAIGLCQVNRLAMFLQRRAEIAARYRAALAQMPLVLPVVPAGRTHVYYRFVVRLPRVPRGPDSLAAQIMRLNARGLQCRRPVFRPLHHYLELDGFPASEEADRTALSIPIYPSMTDDEVARTIHILGEELA from the coding sequence ATGACCGCGGTCTCGACAGGCATTCCCCATTCCAGGCCGTTTCTGGGCGAAGAAGAACGGGCGGCCGCCGACGACGTGCTGCGGACGGGCCAGGTGGCGCAAGGCCCCTGCGTCGAACGGTTTGAGTCCAGCCTTGCGGCGTGGCTGGGGGTGCGGGGCGGCGTCGCCGTCAGTTCGGGGACGGTCGCCTTGGAGTTGGCGCTCATGGCCGTCGGGGTCGCCCCGGGCGATGAGGTCATCATCCCGAGCTATGTCTGCGCCGCCGTCTGGCTGGCGGTGCAGCGGGTCGGCGCGAGGCCCCGGCTGGCGGACATCGATCTAGAAACCTACAACATTGATCCGGATGAGGTGGCACAGGCAGTCACGGCCAAAACCCGGGCGATCGTCGTTCCGCATCTCTTTGGATTGCCAGCCGACCTGACGCGGTTGCAGGCGCTCGGGGTGCCGCTGATCGAGGATTGCGCGCAGACCTTGGGCGCGCTCGAATCCGGCCGACCGGTCGCCGCGGTCGGCGTCGCGGCGGTCTGCTCGTTCTACGCGACGAAATTGCTGTGCACGGGCGAAGGCGGGATGGTGGTGTCGAACGATGGCGCGTTGCTGGAATACGTGCGGTCGCTCCGCCAACATGACGACGGGCCCATGTTGAACCCCTCGTCGTCGAACCGCAAAATGACCGACCTCCAGGCCGCGATCGGTCTGTGTCAGGTGAATCGGCTGGCGATGTTCTTGCAGCGACGCGCGGAGATCGCGGCGCGCTACCGGGCGGCGCTGGCGCAGATGCCGCTGGTGTTGCCCGTGGTCCCGGCCGGCCGGACCCATGTTTACTATCGGTTTGTGGTCCGACTCCCCCGAGTGCCGCGGGGTCCGGATTCCTTGGCCGCGCAGATCATGCGGCTGAATGCCCGCGGCCTCCAGTGCCGGCGGCCGGTGTTCCGGCCGCTGCATCACTACCTCGAACTGGACGGGTTTCCGGCCAGCGAGGAGGCGGATCGCACCGCTCTCTCGATCCCGATCTATCCGTCGATGACCGATGACGAGGTTGCGCGAACGATCCACATTCTCGGCGAGGAGTTGGCATGA
- a CDS encoding MraY family glycosyltransferase: MKTLDAHAVPDLCRVNGRWLTLPGLGATLGVLVLLIPWVRDLFVVQGLRWLYILLVAFLGAGAVTPVMVQLGHAWGWVDQPSERKIHLQPTPRLGGLAIYAGFVGSVLMNSILPDWMAAIFISGTMLLVVGLLDDLRELPAGMKLAAQLVAAAIVIAGGNVLTLFPQGPMGDAGNAALSLLWIIGITNAFNFFDGMDGLATGLAILMAGFMGVVAFETDQPGLGWLAIAIIGSGLGFFPYNFRMKKPAAIFLGDGGSTFLGFTLACLAVKGNWADNNPIVSFSNPLLIFGVLIYDMIHITVERVATGKVTSVREWLEYVGTDHLHHRLERALGSRKASVLMIFALTICLGLAALALRNAGTIEAIILLTQACLIVIMVTILELSGRRA; encoded by the coding sequence ATGAAGACGCTGGACGCCCACGCCGTTCCCGATCTGTGCCGGGTGAATGGGCGTTGGCTCACATTGCCCGGGCTCGGCGCCACGCTGGGTGTCCTGGTGTTGCTGATTCCCTGGGTACGCGACCTCTTCGTCGTGCAGGGCCTGCGCTGGCTCTATATCCTGCTGGTCGCCTTCTTGGGAGCCGGCGCGGTGACGCCGGTGATGGTGCAGCTCGGGCATGCCTGGGGATGGGTCGATCAGCCGTCGGAGAGGAAGATCCATCTCCAGCCGACGCCCCGGCTCGGCGGCCTCGCAATTTATGCCGGCTTCGTCGGGTCGGTGCTGATGAATTCGATCCTGCCGGACTGGATGGCGGCGATCTTCATTTCGGGGACCATGTTGCTGGTCGTCGGCCTTCTCGACGACCTTCGGGAACTCCCGGCCGGGATGAAGCTGGCCGCCCAACTCGTCGCCGCCGCGATCGTCATTGCCGGCGGAAACGTGCTGACGCTGTTCCCGCAAGGTCCGATGGGAGATGCGGGCAACGCCGCGTTGAGCCTGCTCTGGATCATCGGCATCACCAACGCCTTCAATTTCTTCGACGGCATGGACGGGCTGGCGACCGGGCTGGCGATCCTCATGGCGGGGTTCATGGGCGTCGTGGCGTTCGAGACGGACCAGCCGGGTCTCGGGTGGTTGGCGATCGCGATCATCGGCTCGGGCTTGGGGTTTTTCCCCTACAATTTCCGGATGAAGAAGCCGGCCGCCATTTTCCTGGGGGACGGCGGGTCCACGTTTTTGGGCTTCACGCTCGCCTGTCTCGCCGTGAAAGGGAATTGGGCGGATAACAACCCCATCGTGTCGTTCAGCAATCCGCTGTTGATCTTCGGCGTGCTGATTTACGACATGATCCACATCACCGTCGAACGGGTCGCGACGGGAAAAGTCACGTCGGTGCGCGAATGGCTGGAATATGTCGGGACGGACCATCTGCACCATCGTTTGGAACGGGCTCTCGGGAGCCGGAAGGCGAGCGTATTGATGATCTTTGCGCTGACCATCTGTCTCGGCCTGGCCGCGCTGGCCCTGCGCAATGCTGGAACCATCGAGGCCATCATCCTCTTGACCCAAGCCTGTCTGATCGTCATCATGGTCACCATCTTGGAGCTCTCCGGCCGGCGTGCGTGA